Proteins from a genomic interval of Synergistaceae bacterium:
- the rpsM gene encoding 30S ribosomal protein S13, whose translation MARISGVDLPREKRIEIALTYIFGIGLPTSQKILEKTGVNPDVRVKDLTEEDAQKLRREIEDHYRVEGDLRREVSMNIKRLIDIGCYRGIRHKLGLPVRGQKTKTNARTRKGPRRTVANKKMAGK comes from the coding sequence ATGGCTCGTATATCAGGGGTGGATCTTCCCAGAGAAAAGCGCATTGAGATCGCGTTGACCTATATCTTTGGAATAGGGTTGCCGACCTCTCAAAAAATCTTGGAAAAAACCGGTGTCAACCCTGACGTCAGGGTGAAGGACCTGACGGAGGAAGACGCTCAGAAACTTCGTCGGGAAATTGAAGACCACTACAGGGTCGAGGGAGACCTTCGTCGAGAAGTATCCATGAACATCAAGCGCCTTATCGATATCGGGTGCTACAGGGGTATCCGGCACAAGCTAGGGCTTCCTGTGCGAGGGCAGAAGACGAAGACAAACGCCCGAACCCGTAAGGGACCGCGGCGCACCGTCGCCAACAAGAAGATGGCGGGCAAGTAA
- the rpsK gene encoding 30S ribosomal protein S11 → MAKRTVRKGKKREKKNISYGVAHIYSTFNNTILCISDRGGNVLSWASGGNVGFKGTRKSTPFAAQIAAQQVAKGAQDVGIQEIDVIVRGPGPGRESAIRSLQAAGLQVNQIKDTTPIPHNGCRPPKRRRV, encoded by the coding sequence GTGGCTAAAAGGACTGTCCGTAAGGGCAAAAAGCGCGAGAAAAAAAATATAAGTTACGGGGTAGCCCATATCTATTCGACCTTCAACAACACGATTCTGTGTATTAGCGATAGGGGCGGCAACGTGCTGTCTTGGGCCAGCGGCGGCAACGTGGGTTTCAAAGGCACCCGCAAATCCACTCCCTTCGCGGCCCAAATAGCGGCTCAACAAGTGGCCAAGGGCGCTCAGGACGTGGGCATCCAGGAAATAGACGTCATCGTGAGAGGACCGGGGCCGGGTCGAGAGTCGGCTATCCGCTCACTTCAGGCGGCGGGACTCCAAGTCAACCAAATCAAGGACACAACTCCCATACCTCACAATGGTTGTCGGCCGCCCAAAAGACGCCGAGTGTGA
- a CDS encoding DNA-directed RNA polymerase subunit alpha — MLETLGILRPEIKIEENSPTYGRLTLEPLERGYGQTLGNALRRVLLSSIRGASIVSVRMEGVLHEFSTVPGMREDVIEVLMNLKHIPVRSRSKEMRVLHLELDGPGEVTAKDIQVDSEVEFVDPDAKVCTLEEGAHLSMDLYIEQGTGYVSSERPRPSYLPVDALLADAVFSPVLRVNYEVEAARVGQRTDFERLILNLWTNGIVTPEMAVCEAAQIIRTYFSYVVADLEQQSGGENGVETGLPGEGSVPFVRKISSGESGFFSRPVRDLELSIRSENCLLRGGIHTIGDLLQRSRDDLLKIRNLGKISLKEIGEKLDSAGLKLRDKSQVKTTKEASI, encoded by the coding sequence ATGTTGGAAACGTTGGGAATCTTGCGGCCTGAGATAAAGATAGAAGAAAATTCTCCGACCTATGGACGCCTGACCCTGGAGCCGCTGGAACGGGGCTATGGCCAGACTTTGGGCAATGCTTTGCGCAGAGTCTTGCTTTCCTCGATTAGGGGGGCGTCTATCGTATCCGTGCGCATGGAGGGGGTGCTGCACGAGTTCAGCACTGTCCCCGGAATGCGCGAGGACGTCATTGAGGTACTGATGAACTTGAAGCACATTCCAGTGCGCTCCCGCAGCAAAGAAATGCGCGTGCTGCACCTGGAGCTGGACGGTCCCGGCGAGGTTACGGCCAAGGATATCCAAGTGGACAGCGAGGTGGAATTTGTAGACCCCGACGCTAAGGTCTGTACCCTAGAGGAGGGGGCCCACTTGTCCATGGATCTTTATATCGAGCAAGGTACGGGGTATGTGTCCTCGGAACGCCCTCGCCCGTCCTACCTGCCAGTGGACGCGCTGCTCGCCGATGCGGTTTTTTCGCCGGTTCTGAGGGTGAACTACGAGGTGGAGGCGGCCCGGGTCGGACAGAGGACGGACTTCGAGCGTCTGATCCTCAACTTGTGGACGAACGGCATCGTAACCCCCGAAATGGCGGTTTGTGAGGCGGCCCAGATTATCAGAACCTATTTTAGCTATGTGGTCGCGGACCTTGAACAGCAGAGCGGTGGGGAAAACGGCGTGGAAACGGGTTTGCCGGGGGAGGGGAGCGTGCCCTTCGTCAGGAAAATATCGAGCGGGGAGTCGGGTTTCTTCTCCCGCCCCGTGCGAGACCTGGAGCTCTCCATTCGGAGCGAAAATTGTCTTTTGCGTGGGGGCATTCACACCATAGGAGACTTATTGCAGAGGTCGAGAGACGATCTGCTCAAAATTCGCAATCTGGGCAAGATCTCCCTCAAAGAGATCGGGGAAAAACTCGACAGCGCGGGCTTGAAGCTCCGTGATAAAAGC